From Arachis hypogaea cultivar Tifrunner chromosome 3, arahy.Tifrunner.gnm2.J5K5, whole genome shotgun sequence:
ATGGACACAGAATTTAAAAGAGTGGACACGGacctttttataaaatttgtttttttttttccataaatattttttattattccactattaccccttcttattttttctattgtGTTGTTGGCAGGGAGGTACTTTCTTCTTCCAACTCTTTCtctacttctttctttttcaGGTATTCTCTCCtttttgtagaattttttattggagtggataattcttttcttcttatcgtttttacttcaataccattttaactttatattatattatttgatttataataaaataataataataataattagttttaCAACTTtcgaaaaataaatattattaaaagtaaaattgatctttttaaaatactaaaaaataatttataaattgtaattaattttatataatttaaagaaaaatcagtttttttgaaaagaaaaattaatttttaaataaaaaaattctttttctaaataaaaatagatttttatgtgtaaaagttaattcttttttaaaattaattttttatttaaaactaatttgatttattaacctaaacaaaattttttattaatcaaactcaaatttatttttttgttaatcttaaccatatgtattcctacatattaattataaatttaaaaataaaataattatatttataaattttattttaatataaatactattatatatttttttattaaaattttttgcattttcaaacttttttttgAATTCTGTCTGTACTTCTACgtactctcattttttattaaattagtttatatttgatgtaaaaaatttgaaattacttattttagtcatttcatataatattttaatctTGTTTATGTATATCCAAATATAATATTAGACAGCACATTAGTGTCTTATACATTATATCCAAACAcaatatacaaataataatttttaatatatcttATTATCTCTATCTTAGTATCATGTTTTATACTGTGTCTAAAAACAATCGTGGCTTATGTATGAGACATGAAAGGACTTAAAACTTGTAAAATATTGTCTTGTTCACACATGCATGTTGTTATACATTTATCCTACATTATATACTTATATTGTAGTTAACAAAAGCTTCTTAGACCTAAAACAAATTAGTGATTCTTCATGGAACGTCAATACCTCATATATGAGGTAACCTTATTTGACCAGCAGCCCCACCCCTGTTTCTTCCGTAcccaaacaaaaaataataatttattatttctttttcaatcatatggtcccaaaacaaaagagaaaagaaatacaAAAACATAAGGGAGAAATTTATAGGTGTCAtcgtaaatataataaaaatcaataatacaaaatatttttttaagatataatCCATTAACCCATtattaaattaagaataaatattcTTTTCAGTcctaattatttatctaaaagatAAAACTTTCTTtcactatttaaaattttttaatcaatctccaatcattaaaataattaatctagATGACTATTTTTACTTGTCTATTGGTCCTTATGAACTATAATATGTTGATATGTCAAGAATCATTTAAACCAACTATTTAAATTATTAgagactaattaaaaatttttaaattataaaaagatactttacttttagaactaaaaaagaCATTTATTCTTAGGCCTTATTGTTAAATTAAACTCCTATTCTAAGTGATctttttatttactaattattaaTATGAAATAAATTTAATGTTTTAACAGAATCTAAgactcttaaaaattttaataattcagACACAAAATACATTAAGTAAAAagattcaaatatttttattcacaTATATTTTTGATCTCGTACCATTTGTTCAAAGAACaaaatgtctttttaaaattcaaaactcctAATCAATCCTTAACAAATTAATAATCAAGTAATTAGTCTAAACAACAGTCTTTGTTATTGGTTTAAGTGACTTCTAACACATAAACATGTCACTACTTATAGGGATTCTTTATACCAATAACAAAAACTACTTAGATCAACTACTGAATGATTAGAATTCGATTAGAAGTTTCTAAATTGTGGAAGATATTTTATCGAACAAATGATCAGATACCAAAAagtttttttaatacttttttatcTTCAATATTATTCCCTCAGTATCCTATTCAGCTCTCTACCTCAAAGTCTTTGAATCGCTCAAACCAAATCGTGGGTTGGACTTTTAGAAAAATAGATCCCATAATTAAACTTGGAACTATATAACCAGCCAACCAACCAACCAAAGAGAAATCCTTATAACTCCTTTTTTCCAATAGGAAAGTGTGTACGTAGATTCGTTGTGGAATTCAAAGACCACCATTTTCCATTTTCGTTTCTCTGAATCACATTTTCCAGTTTTGACACGTATTTGAAATTCACGCTGTGTGGAATGTTTGTAACCCCCGGAGCATATATATAAGAGCAACATTAGCCACTGGGACACATAAACATTACCactcttttattcattttttgtgTGCTCTAATTTTTTGTTCTTTGACTCAAGACTTCAAAACTTCACAAGACTTCTCTTCATTTTTGATACGCAACATACAAGAACGTTAaggtaaataataattattatatcattCATAATAATATCTAGTATATCTGTATGGTTCCTCTACTTTGATTTCTTTGATTTGAATAACTATGAATTAGAAGATTCTGAAAGTTTTTGTACGGTGAATTTGAACAGGACACAGAAAAAAAGGGGACTAATCTTGAAAGAAATTGAAGAGAGAGTGTGTGAATCTCTATGGGATTATCACTTTCATTGCTCTTATCAGCTTGGGAAGAAATTGTTAGGCATTCACTGTTTAGTCTCTCATTCAACGTCAATTTTGGTTCCAAGGATGGTGCGGTGATCTTGAGAGCAGGGAGCTTCAAGAGAAGAGAACCAGAATCAAGCACTGTGGTGGTTTCAaatggttcttcttcttcttccaagttGAAGGAGTTTAGGCCAGAACATGTGACCCTTGAAAGGAACCTTTCATGTGTTGAagacatgaagaagaagatgaattcagGGTGtggaaaagaaaaattgaagcaGCATAAGCCTGTGCCTGTTCTATCTCTCCCTGAGGCTGTGGTTTTCTCTTCTCCGAGGCCGGTTAGCAAGCTCGATGCAGCTGCCACTAAGCTGCAGAAGGTTTATAAGAGTTACCGTACCAGAAGAAACTTGGCAGATTGTGCTGTGGTGGTGGAGGAACTATGGTTAGTTTTTCTTGAAAACATGCCTTTTTTTGTTCGTGTGCGCTAGGTGTTTGATTAAATTTCTATCTTGTACATGTAAATAATTGAATGTTTTTGAATGATGAAGGTGGAAGGCATTGGATTTTGCTGCTCTTAAAAGGAGTTCAGTTTCATTCTTTGATGTGGAGAAACAAGAATCTGCTGTGTCAAGGTGGGCAAGGGCAAGAACAAGAGCAGCTAAGGTATGTTTTTTTCCATTGCGATTCAACGTTTTTTGTAATTATTGTATCtgatttcgttttgtttgttgttttttttatcttatttgagaTCTTGTTATGGTTATAGGTTGGTAAAGGTTTGTCCAAGAATGATAAGGCACAAAAATTGGCCCTTCAACATTGGCTTGAAGCTGTAAGTCTATATAGCATTTGAAATCATatgaactttttattttatttttttgttttaaactcACGATCTAATATTAACAATGTTCAATCTTTGTTGTTTTTCTGCTCAGATTGACCCACGTCATCGTTACGGACACAATTTGCACTTGTATTATGATATTTGGTTTGAAAGCCAAAGCACTCAACCATTCTTCTACTGGTAAGTTCTTATtcttagacatcttatgatcatGAAGCTGGCAAAACTGTAGAAGCTATGGATACGGATGATTAACTTTATTCTCCATGATATGCAGGTTGGATGTTGGAGATGGTAAAGAAATTAATCTTGAGAAGTGTCCAAGGACCACTTTACAGCGCCAGTGCATTAAATATCTTGGACCAGTAAGTTATCACTGCACATTTCACAACCCCTCAAATTAAAATATGCGAGGCATGTCTCATATCTAATCTGATATTGTTCAACCCATTgtagaaagaaagggaagaataTGAAGTGATTGTTGAGAATGGGAAATTGGTGTATAGACAAGATGGGAGGCCTGTGGATACTGATGGAAAGTGCAAATGGATATTTGTTCTCAGCACCACAAGGTCCTTGTATGTGGGACAAAAGCAGAAGGGTATGTTTCAGCATTCAAGCTTTCTTGCCGGTGCTGCAACAACAGCTGCAGGCAGATTAGTTGTTCATCAAGGTGTTCTTGAGGTAAGAGTTTTAAGACTCTTTCTTATCATATCATTTTGGTTATCATAGTCAAATCATTTCAACAAAAGCAATTTCCCTAACAAGGTTTTTCTCTATCTAATAATTGCAGGCAATTTGGCCATATAGTGGTCACTACCACCCAACAGAAGAGAACTTCAAAGAATTCATAAGCTTCCTTAAAGAGCACAATGTAGACCTCTCTAATGTCAAGGTAGAAGTTCAATATACTTTGATCTTtacaaataaaaactaaaatcaaaATTTGTTGTTATTATAGATAGAGTATAACTTATTGTTGATTTGCTTGGTTCTAGCAGAGATATGCTATAGATGATGATGAACCTTCAATTATTGGTACCAATTCATTTATTGCCACCAATGAATCACAACCACCAAAAGGTCCCACTCAAATTTCTCAACCAGGCACAGCAACTTCAATCAATGCCAACAAGAGAGATGCAAAAGCTAAGAAAGAGGTTAAGGATAAGAGTTTTGAGGCTCCAATATTTGACATGTCTAAGAGGCTATCTTGCAAGTGGTCCACTGGGAATGGACCAAGAATTGGGTGTGTCCGTGACTACCCGGAACACCTTCAATCAAGGGCACTGGAGCACGTTAACTTGTCACCAAGACCCGCGTCTGCTCGATATGGCCCAATTCCGTCACCTAGGCCCAGCCCAAAAGTTAGGATATCACCTAGGCTTGCATACATGGGCCTACCAAGCCCAAGAACCTCTATTCCCGCTGCAAGTTGAGAGCCACTATCCCTAAGTGGCAACTAATGACACTCAATTTTATCTCTCCGTTTAGATTTTTTGGGTTTCCTAATTTGTTTATTTCTTTATTCTTGATTTTGTATTTGTAAGGCGACTTTGACCTGATTTGCCTTTCCCTTTGTATATTTTTAGAAAGGCGATTTAGTTAATTCTTTAACGTAAGTAGAGTACAAAATTTGATGTTCGGAAAAGCACAATTATTAGTAGTATTCAATAAACATTACAACAAACaattcttgtctttgattttcttctagtatattttaatataataactgCTATGGTCTAATAAGAAACTGAAATAtgctttttttttccctttaattcaccatctttttcggttttttcctTTCCGCAAACAATTCAATTATCTTATGGAGATCCAgtcaaactatatatatatatatatatatataggaaaaagTCTATTTCACCAATGCTGAAATGAGAGGATAAGGGAGAAGAAGAGTGAAATCCTAGCACATAAACACAAAAACCATCATAATTTTCTCTCTGGTGCTCTGTTTGCTGCACCGTTTGCGGTCATACAAATTTCTTCTCATTctctacaattttatctaaaaaaattggTAAGAATCTCAAGGTCTCATATCCTATTTTTGTAGTCCatgatgaatttaaaattttattatggaTTTTGAGAAATATTGTGATTTTAGTTGTTTAtgggtgctctagtatgagctactagtgaattttatcaactaatTTCGTGGGTTAAGAAAAGaaatcctcaaattcttgtgatttatgagatttcatgaaccctaggttgatatATGTATGAAATTGTGTATATTAGAGCATTGGTGGTTTTGGTACACTTTGGGAACTTAAAAATTGCTTGTGGAACTATTGGGTGAGGCTTGGAGTTAAGGTTTGGTAGAAATTTACAAGTGAATAGCTTAGTTTTGACTTTCAAGAAGTACGGtttgagtttcatttaagtaccgtataATGTAGTATAAAATCTTAGGCTAGATGCCCTTAAAATTAAGTttgaattgcatatttgtttggaATTCATATGTGTAGTTAAGTTATTGTAATTGATGACTTGGATGAGGATTGTATGATTATGCATATTTAATGTATTGTTGGAATTGTGTTTTATGAGTTGTTatatatctacttaatatattaaaactgggttttctcccaactactaaaggtgacgtgtcgatctcACATGCttccgttttccctccaaaacgaataattttttttttctattctaaattattttattgtaattatattataattaatactaaataaataatatataattatattaatttagcaacatatcttcattataattatatcaaatcaaaatttaatgtactattaaactacttatcaattatcaattaaaaatacttttaataattttaatgataataataatatcaacaatagtaataataataataaaaaatctttgttacccgattcacgtatatcaaataatttttctaaattattttataaaaaatatctttaatataattatattgtaattaatatttaatgaataatatataatatattaatttagaaacatatcttcattataattgtatcaaatcaaaatttaatgcattattaaaaaattaccttaataataggtaatttacatatttatttttgttttactgaagtctatatatagtgttttcctgtgatacatgaatctaaatttgagagtcaattcataattttatatttagtgttttttttactacttcatagaataagaatgtattcttcgttttttattgaagttgatccttttaaggtacaatttataatttttataatatttttcatatactcactctattatattattcttttaataattttttatttgttgttactctaagttattcttatcgtctaatgttccagttcgattgtcttttgccacaatcatttacaatgcatcatatccatgaaatacctcatcgagttattttcactgattcgggttccaactacatggatgtaagcgttcaaagaagaggcaatagtctctactttaccgaaggatggttggatctactcacctattatgaccaacccAATGGAATGTGATTAAAGTTAGATTTCTTAGGAGTAGCtcgattttttattgaggaatGGCATCCACGGAACTTTATAgggcaagttcaagttccatcccctccatgCTTTTTACGTCTGCCCGAAAATTTTtgaagtggagcacataatgaaattaaattccctcagtttcagttcagttttgctaaattcgtgACAAATTCAGATGTGTaatttcaacgattggtaatatatttaaattttcttagtttaagctgttcattattagaataattttttaacatattttgattttttcagaaattaccagcTTTCTTTTACATGCATGCAATGTCGTTGAGGGGAATAAGAGTTTGGTTTCTCGGTGTGACAATTCTATATCTTGTCGCATTGCATGGATAGCAGATGATGAAGCTTATCTAAGAAGAGGATTGTTTGATTTTGTACGAATTCTAAATATTGAAACTtacgatgttatttcagttggttgtcgttacaagaatgattctatactatacgtgac
This genomic window contains:
- the LOC112790362 gene encoding IQ domain-containing protein IQM1 isoform X2, which gives rise to MGLSLSLLLSAWEEIVRHSLFSLSFNVNFGSKDGAVILRAGSFKRREPESSTVVVSNGSSSSSKLKEFRPEHVTLERNLSCVEDMKKKMNSGCGKEKLKQHKPVPVLSLPEAVVFSSPRPVSKLDAAATKLQKVYKSYRTRRNLADCAVVVEELWWKALDFAALKRSSVSFFDVEKQESAVSRWARARTRAAKVGKGLSKNDKAQKLALQHWLEAIDPRHRYGHNLHLYYDIWFESQSTQPFFYWLDVGDGKEINLEKCPRTTLQRQCIKYLGPKEREEYEVIVENGKLVYRQDGRPVDTDGKCKWIFVLSTTRSLYVGQKQKGMFQHSSFLAGAATTAAGRLVVHQGVLEAIWPYSGHYHPTEENFKEFISFLKEHNVDLSNVKRYAIDDDEPSIIGTNSFIATNESQPPKGPTQISQPGTATSINANKRDAKAKKEVKDKSFEAPIFDMSKRLSCKWSTGNGPRIGCVRDYPEHLQSRALEHVNLSPRPASARYGPIPSPRPSPKVRISPRLAYMGLPSPRTSIPAAS
- the LOC112790362 gene encoding IQ domain-containing protein IQM1 isoform X1 codes for the protein MGLSLSLLLSAWEEIVRHSLFSLSFNVNFGSKDGAVILRAGSFKRREPESSTVVVSNGSSSSSKLKEFRPEHVTLERNLSCVEDMKKKMNSGCGKEKLKQHKPVPVLSLPEAVVFSSPRPVSKLDAAATKLQKVYKSYRTRRNLADCAVVVEELWWKALDFAALKRSSVSFFDVEKQESAVSRWARARTRAAKVGKGLSKNDKAQKLALQHWLEAIDPRHRYGHNLHLYYDIWFESQSTQPFFYWLDVGDGKEINLEKCPRTTLQRQCIKYLGPKEREEYEVIVENGKLVYRQDGRPVDTDGKCKWIFVLSTTRSLYVGQKQKGMFQHSSFLAGAATTAAGRLVVHQGVLEAIWPYSGHYHPTEENFKEFISFLKEHNVDLSNVKQRYAIDDDEPSIIGTNSFIATNESQPPKGPTQISQPGTATSINANKRDAKAKKEVKDKSFEAPIFDMSKRLSCKWSTGNGPRIGCVRDYPEHLQSRALEHVNLSPRPASARYGPIPSPRPSPKVRISPRLAYMGLPSPRTSIPAAS